Genomic DNA from Theobroma cacao cultivar B97-61/B2 chromosome 3, Criollo_cocoa_genome_V2, whole genome shotgun sequence:
ATTGAGCCGCCGGGTCATTCCAATGAAAACTATACATAAAAGCTGCAGTCACATAAGACGTGAAGTAATggtagaaaagaaaacatatagCGCCTAAACACAATACAACAAAAATCACccggcaaaaaaaaaaaataccagtAATAATATAGAAGCCAACTCAAAATTTTACCCAGAAAAAACTACCACAGACACCAACAACAACATATATTTACCAATTTTCACCCAACAGGAACGACTATCAAACAATTCCCAAACCAATATAGAAGGTTGGGTATCAAATATTGGATAGAAGCAACCCCAAATGACATCCCAGGACAATCCCTTCTTCCACATCCAAATGGGATGAAGTGAAAATCTTGGCCATTGAAATCAATTGTTGAATTCTCGGACCTCTCCGGGAAGAACTCCTCTGGCTTGTCCCACTAATTGGGATCCCTCTGAATTGCCCAAACATTGAAAAAACTGTGGTGTTGGGAGGAATGTCATAACCTCCCAATTAATATTTGCCATCTTCTCAcaattcataaataaaaaaaaaaaaattgtaaatagCACATCTTTTGTATATCAGTGATGATTGACCACCCAAATCCATCCTCAATTTCCAAAGCAATGCATCAAGCAATTGACCTTGAATcaaacttttgaaaaaaaatatccaTCAAGTCCAATCATGTGTTGCATCCTCCAACAAATTCCATTTTAGAGCTccaaaacatatatacataaattcTTTGAAAACCTTGTTCAGTGCCAGCTAGGGATTTAAGGCTACGTACTTCCCATCTCATCCTTTTAAGAATTCATAAtcgaaaggaaaaatataagCCTCGTCCagtttttttctcaattcaaTCTTTGCAGTAATAGGTGTATTTGAGCTTtaaaaattgtgagaaaaagTGCTACAATCAGATACTTGAAACTCTCTTTTCCTCACTCACGTAACGAGTGCCAcaagattttatgaaaattggaAGCAAAGCTACCAAAGCTGATCCAAACACAAAAACTCATATGATCTATGCGAATTTGAACCTCATCTTATCTAATTTGACTAGAAAGAGTCAGCAATCTGAATCCACCCAACCCAAACTCGAAAATGATATCAACTTGAAATGAGTTAAACTTGAAGGAATTGGtcttgaatttgaaatgactCAAATAATGAATACTAATGATTCAAATTCAAACAATCtgaacttaattttaaaaatcaatgatttaaataaaaaataactaaatttcgAATGAtctgaatttaaaataattcaaaattaaaataactcgaATTTTGAAATGATATAAAGCCGAAACGACCGAATCCCAAAAATAATCGGAATTTTCTTGATCCGAGCGGACCGAACTTCCCAATTACAACATCTAATCGGAAGTGATGAATGATGATAATAGAACAATATGGTCAACTTGTCCAAGTCCGACGCACCAAAATTTCCATACCATCATAAGAACAAGGGCCTTTGTGGGCCTTCATGGTTGGGCTTTTTCTCTGCCCATAatgtttaagtttttattttttttggagcTCCGATACTTCGTttgttctctttttgttttttatttttacagaTTTCTGTAACATTTTGGTTCATAGTAGTTATCCTTAATTCAACTTTTTCTTACTACCTGGTTCCTTCTATAATAAAATGTTAGGGATGagatttgattaattttaccAGGATTGGGATTCCTAGCTAGCTGTCGCCAGTTTTACAACGCTGGAAAAATATCACTCGTAAGTGACAAACATAAATAATACTACAGGTATATCACGATGATCAGAATGTTTTAAGTTTGAAAACTCACTTTCTTTCCATTCAATCTAacgatttttaattttctcagtTTCTTCCTCCTCAACCctagccaagtttttaagtaTGTTCCAAGTGCAAGCGTTTTGATCAAGATTTAAATCGCTCCtcactaaaaatcaatttaaattgTGAACAAAGATTTAcggtaaaataaaaaaatatgacgCAACAGAGGACAcaacaaattctaaaattttattgaatctAACAAACGATACATGAAACCATTTGACTTGGTGATAATCTGTTAGCTTGCACCACAATACAGCTTGTCGCACAAGATGGTGCTAACGTAAGAAGCAGTTCTTGTTAGAAAAACTTTACAAGCTGAGACATTGTCTACCAACCCAATTCCATGCTCATCTCCTAAATTGGTCCCTACTGAAAAAGGGATGCCTCAGTGCTTCACGAGCTGTAAGCCTATCAATAGGATCATACCTAAGCAATCCTTGCAATAGATGAATTAGATCCCCGGCTGAATGGTCCACATGCTGCATTATCAGGTTCTGCAATCATTGCGAAGAGAGTAAATAACAATCCGGTAACATGCTCAATTAAGATGTTTGAAATTCATAATGCAAAAAACCTGCAGACGAGGTAGCTTAAGCACAGCTTTGATACTCCCACTTGAGGTAGCACCATCTGGCCAATCCAATCTACACCTTCTAACATACTTCTCTGCGTGTCGGCTGAATCGCAAGATATCTTATGTTAATTATTAACATTACAGACAGAACAAGATACTGAGAAAAACTAACAGTCCATCACAAGAGTACATACTCTACTCTCTTCAACATGTGCTGAGGTAGTGGACCTAACACCCGCTCCATCATGGCAAGGTGCTCCAAATTCTCATGAGTTTGGAACAGCGCCTCACCCTGTCAAGTTATCAATATTTTACATAAATATAGCTCACATAGTCATATAATCTCCTCATAAAAATCCAAAAAGCAATTTCTATCTCATACCGTGCATAATTCAACTAAGATGCAACCAACACTCCATATGTCACACGGATAACTCCATCCAAGtcctataaaatcacaatatcAGAAAAAATATATCCACCCTCTAACCATTTACTAAAGCATCAAGACTTGGCCATAATAGCCTGAAAATACATACCAAGAATAACCTCCGGAGCACGATAATGCCGCGTGGAAACAATGTAAGTCTGATCTTGACGCTCGTAAGTTGTGCTACCAAAATCTATTACCTTAATAGCACTTGACTTTGGTAATCTTTTAAAGTAAGAATTATCCTTTGGGGATCGTGATGTACTCTGAAagtacaaaaaataatataaaagaaCAATTAAGCCAACATATAACTATAAAGAATCCACAAAAAGGTAAAAGCAACTCTgccataaagaaaaataatagagACCAGGAAAAGGATAATACCTTGTAATCAGGAACTTTAACATACTCTGGAGAGACTAGAAGAATGTTTTCTGGCTTCAAGTCCGTGTGTATCAGATGCAAATCATGCATAACTGTGAACATTaacatgagaaaaaaataagcaaCCAGTGCCAGAGTGAGCAAAATGAATTGGCAgcattcttaatttattttaatgcaACAGCACTTAATTGCTAAAGATGAGACTTTGACAACTTCTAGCAGTTACagaaatatattaatgtaATTACATGCTGGAATTCATGTTAAGAGGTATCAATCAGACACAAggataaatgaaaatatggCAACATAAGAAGGGGATATGCAAAGAACTAGCTTAGTAATCATTACACACATGCTACACATTCCAATAGTTGTCTGCCAATCTCACGGACAAGATCAATGGGAAATGAGCGATAATTGTTTTTCCGTAGAAAATCGTATAAGCTTGGTCCAAGCTTCTCAAAGACCTGTTGAAACCATTTGAATTCACCCACAAGTTTTAACCCCCAAATTATTGGTGAGCTGGGGAAAACAATCCATCACAAATCAATCATATACTTACAATACAGATATGGTTACGATAGTCAAACCAGTTCCGTATTTGCACACAACTGCAAGGAATGAACCCATTTAACCATAGAAATAGAAGTTCAAAAATGTTGGTTATGAACTTGGTAGCTGCAACTAAATGGAAATATAATCCATAGATAACTCACCGATTGCCCCCTTTATCATGTTTTCCAAGCTGTTGCAGCATCTCAATTTCTATCATGGCTGCTTCACGATATTTCTTAATTCCACGGACAATTTTGATGGCCACGACATCCTTCGTCTCCCTATCCCAGCATTCTAGAACTTGACCAAAGGTACCTGAATAGAAAAAGTTCAGAGCAAAGATGCCACGTTAGATGAAGGAGCACCTAGATTGGAAAACAAACCGTGCAGCCAGTTTACTAAGGCATACCTTCACCCATTTTACTTTGTATCTTATCTGCAACCATAAAGCACAAAgaattagaaacaaaacatcaCAACAAATTACATTCAATTCATTGTTATTTTGTTACATATTTCATGTACTTATAAAACTCACACATATTTAACATGACAAGgcttcaacaagaaaaaagctACTTATCAAAACTTAGATTTGAGAAGCCACAAAGATCTTGACAGaacttttcaaagttttttttttaaaaaataactattcCTGTATTGGATTAGACTGTCATGCTTTAAATTACTATATTTCAGTTCATcaaaaaacttgattgaatgCATAATTTCTAGACCATCTGGACTTAATCATTCTAATCATTATATTTATCCTAATCACCAACTAACAACAATTATAGTAGttataacattaaaaaaaaaaaactgattaAGATTGTTTTCAAGGCAACAACTAATTAATGAACATAAATTTGTCTATAATAATGGTAAAAGCGAAATTACAGCGGGAGGTTAAATTATCTCCAAGCTCAAACATGTAATGCCCATCCTTGTCATCTTCTCGCCATGGGGGAGAACCATTTCGAGCCACTCCTCCCTTTACAACTAGAGAAGAACTAGTAGTAATAGTACTAGTATAATCTGAGGGTGCTCTTGCAGTGGAAGAGGCAAAGCTTGTCAGATTCCCAACCTCTTGTGCACAAAACATTCCTACCTGGGCCTACACACAGCCATCCATTCATTGTACCACTAAGAGATTAacaatcaatatttttttaccttCCTTAATTACCTTAACACCCCCCCCCTTATTACCCATCAAAAATTACCATGGGTCATAAACGCCCAGcaagccaaaaaaaaagaaaaagagacaaTATAACATCTAATAGAAGCTTAAAAAAGCATCCTCATCCCAAAAATTATAACAGTAATCCTTCGGTTAATATAAAATTCGTCTTCTTGCCTTcttaagggaaaaaaaaacctaattttTTTGTCACAAAGATCATGAGATTTTATGAATTGACAGAAAGATCCATATCCACggaatttttaagaaaatagaataaatttatagttagatataaattatataatatccAAATTGATCCGAAAAAAGAAGGTATAATATAATTGCAGATCTGAGCCAAAAAGgcgcaaaaataagctagctTTGCAggaaaaaatcataaattggAAAACCCTAAATATAGGGGAAAAAACACCTAACCAGATCTGTCATAAGCGAATCAAGGATCTAACCAAGGAAAAGGGATTATACCTGCGGCGGCAACTGAGTTACGTCCCAGCCCAATCGCGGCCTCTTTCTAGGTCGCCGATCCATATGCGTATGAGGGAACTCCGTCACACGCTCCATCTCCATGATCGCAACACCTAGATCTAGACAAGCAAATTCCTTTTACCTCGAGAAAGTGTTAGAAAATCgaaaacaatatttttccttttttgacGATAAAAAAAGGCAGAAGAAGATGATAAGGTTTTCTTTTCGTGAAGAAAACGGGAAGAACCTTACCCTAGTTTATAACCTAACAATCAAAGGAGTGGAGTCGGTTGTGATTATATCTAGCCGTACACGTG
This window encodes:
- the LOC18604982 gene encoding serine/threonine-protein kinase AFC2 isoform X1, producing the protein MEMERVTEFPHTHMDRRPRKRPRLGWDVTQLPPQAQVGMFCAQEVGNLTSFASSTARAPSDYTSTITTSSSLVVKGGVARNGSPPWREDDKDGHYMFELGDNLTSRYKIQSKMGEGTFGQVLECWDRETKDVVAIKIVRGIKKYREAAMIEIEMLQQLGKHDKGGNRCVQIRNWFDYRNHICIVFEKLGPSLYDFLRKNNYRSFPIDLVREIGRQLLECVAFMHDLHLIHTDLKPENILLVSPEYVKVPDYKSTSRSPKDNSYFKRLPKSSAIKVIDFGSTTYERQDQTYIVSTRHYRAPEVILGLGWSYPCDIWSVGCILVELCTGEALFQTHENLEHLAMMERVLGPLPQHMLKRVDRHAEKYVRRCRLDWPDGATSSGSIKAVLKLPRLQNLIMQHVDHSAGDLIHLLQGLLRYDPIDRLTAREALRHPFFSRDQFRR
- the LOC18604982 gene encoding serine/threonine-protein kinase AFC2 isoform X2, translated to MGEGTFGQVLECWDRETKDVVAIKIVRGIKKYREAAMIEIEMLQQLGKHDKGGNRCVQIRNWFDYRNHICIVFEKLGPSLYDFLRKNNYRSFPIDLVREIGRQLLECVAFMHDLHLIHTDLKPENILLVSPEYVKVPDYKSTSRSPKDNSYFKRLPKSSAIKVIDFGSTTYERQDQTYIVSTRHYRAPEVILGLGWSYPCDIWSVGCILVELCTGEALFQTHENLEHLAMMERVLGPLPQHMLKRVDRHAEKYVRRCRLDWPDGATSSGSIKAVLKLPRLQNLIMQHVDHSAGDLIHLLQGLLRYDPIDRLTAREALRHPFFSRDQFRR